The Uruburuella testudinis genome window below encodes:
- a CDS encoding DUF596 domain-containing protein: protein MMNISKKYEVLEQSYDLQTIFMEYKEKANLDINNENLKENFLDFLQEIISDGYIKLGQWDDNFIEFKELIISPKEQVNLIRKKWPVYYNPHVPELDIEGLWWEVECPVGLAEYPNWEKITKDLECEIK, encoded by the coding sequence ATGATGAATATATCTAAAAAATATGAAGTATTAGAACAATCCTATGATTTACAGACTATCTTCATGGAATATAAAGAGAAAGCAAATTTAGATATCAACAATGAAAATTTAAAAGAAAATTTTTTAGATTTTTTACAGGAAATAATTTCTGACGGCTATATAAAATTAGGTCAATGGGACGATAACTTTATTGAGTTTAAAGAATTAATAATCTCTCCCAAAGAGCAAGTTAATCTTATCAGAAAGAAATGGCCAGTATATTATAACCCACATGTCCCGGAATTGGATATTGAAGGCTTATGGTGGGAGGTTGAGTGCCCTGTCGGATTGGCTGAATACCCTAACTGGGAGAAAATAACAAAAGACTTAGAGTGCGAAATTAAATAA
- a CDS encoding aromatic amino acid transport family protein has translation MSNVLKAEKITFAEGVFMIVGTNIGAGILSVSYAARKAGYLPLLFWLVVVGIITTFTMLYVAEATLRTQQHEQLSGLAKRYVGGVGSWLMFASVTVNALGALIAYMSGSGDLMHSLFGIDKRLGSVLFFIPAALILILGLKALGRSEKVITSLMIVMLAVLVGATMLFPTTDFSHLLEGNWVYMVPVFNLVVFIYCAQYIVPEMARGLSHTPRKLPRAIIAGMFTTFVLIALVPLSVISLNGLENVSQVATISWGRALGSWAFFMANGFALCAMLTSYWGIGGSFLSNIADRFALPIDTNLKVRLAAVAVVVVPPFALAYSGMVGFVDALYFVGVFSGVVLSIVPYLIVRGARLNGNKAPEWQCPLWMTHPLIYISIFLLYSSSAVYAVLAKLDLLPSGW, from the coding sequence ATGTCTAATGTATTGAAAGCAGAAAAAATCACCTTTGCCGAAGGGGTGTTTATGATTGTGGGCACCAATATCGGCGCGGGCATTTTATCGGTGTCGTATGCGGCGCGTAAGGCCGGTTATCTGCCCTTGCTGTTTTGGCTGGTGGTGGTGGGCATCATCACCACGTTTACCATGCTGTATGTGGCCGAGGCCACGTTGCGCACCCAACAGCATGAGCAGCTCAGCGGCTTGGCCAAACGCTATGTGGGCGGCGTAGGCTCGTGGCTGATGTTTGCTTCGGTAACGGTTAACGCCTTGGGCGCGCTGATTGCCTATATGAGCGGCAGCGGCGATTTGATGCATTCGCTGTTCGGTATCGACAAGCGTTTGGGCAGTGTGCTGTTTTTTATTCCGGCCGCGCTGATTCTGATTTTGGGTTTGAAAGCGTTGGGGCGCAGCGAGAAGGTGATTACCTCGCTGATGATTGTGATGCTGGCGGTGTTGGTCGGCGCCACGATGTTGTTTCCGACCACTGATTTCAGCCATTTGCTGGAAGGCAATTGGGTGTATATGGTGCCGGTGTTTAATCTGGTGGTGTTTATTTATTGCGCCCAATATATCGTGCCGGAAATGGCGCGCGGCCTGTCGCATACGCCCCGAAAACTGCCGCGTGCCATTATCGCCGGCATGTTTACCACTTTTGTATTGATTGCGCTGGTGCCTTTGTCGGTGATTTCGCTCAACGGTTTGGAAAACGTCAGCCAGGTTGCCACCATCAGCTGGGGCCGGGCTTTGGGCAGTTGGGCGTTTTTTATGGCCAACGGTTTTGCGTTGTGCGCCATGCTCACTTCTTATTGGGGCATCGGCGGCAGCTTTTTGAGCAATATTGCCGACCGCTTCGCCCTGCCCATCGACACCAATCTCAAGGTGCGCTTGGCGGCGGTGGCTGTGGTGGTGGTGCCGCCGTTTGCGCTGGCTTACAGCGGCATGGTGGGCTTTGTGGATGCGCTGTATTTTGTGGGCGTGTTCAGCGGCGTGGTGTTGAGCATTGTGCCTTATCTGATTGTGCGCGGCGCACGGCTCAACGGCAATAAAGCGCCGGAATGGCAATGCCCGCTGTGGATGACCCATCCGTTGATTTATATCAGCATTTTCCTGCTCTACAGCTCGAGTGCCGTTTATGCGGTGTTGGCTAAGTTGGATTTGCTGCCTTCGGGCTGGTAG
- a CDS encoding helix-turn-helix domain-containing protein, producing the protein MSKYSLHFKHQAVMRYYALRSQQRTADELQISRTHLRRWIAAYERAGIPALEHPQSTMSKQRKNPFITDKPDAEKTQAELLEEVAYLRAENAYLKKLDALMKSANPTEKKPASSKH; encoded by the coding sequence ATGTCCAAATACAGCCTACACTTCAAACATCAGGCCGTGATGCGTTATTATGCACTCAGAAGCCAACAACGCACCGCAGACGAGCTTCAAATATCCCGAACCCACTTACGCCGATGGATTGCCGCCTACGAGCGGGCAGGCATCCCCGCGCTGGAGCACCCCCAAAGCACCATGTCCAAACAACGCAAAAACCCCTTTATTACCGACAAGCCCGATGCCGAAAAAACACAGGCAGAGCTATTAGAAGAAGTCGCCTACCTCAGAGCGGAGAACGCCTATCTAAAAAAGCTCGATGCGCTGATGAAGAGCGCAAACCCAACCGAGAAAAAGCCCGCATCATCGAAGCATTAA
- a CDS encoding IclR family transcriptional regulator, translating to MKSSISIPALDKAVRILDLLTREATPMSGADIAKILDLPRSSVHGLLAGLLEADLVRKTDERHFALGTHVMYWANGFLAQQDVVAEFHEAIARIPELAPYTLTLSTLSGDQVVYLACKNSNAPLGFTFRIGMQVPAVFTATGKMMLSGLSDEEVKQIISHFPPPFTDNSVQNHHDFAHELAQIRRQGYAVDNGQLRLGMHCFGVAVYDHNNQARFGVAASLIEQEADEAARRHLIGSLQQLAARLTQALGGQTR from the coding sequence ATGAAATCATCTATTTCCATTCCCGCACTCGATAAAGCCGTGCGCATTCTCGATTTGCTCACCCGCGAAGCCACGCCGATGAGCGGTGCCGACATCGCCAAAATACTCGATTTGCCCCGCAGCTCGGTGCACGGCCTGCTCGCCGGCCTGCTCGAAGCCGATCTGGTGCGCAAAACCGACGAGCGCCATTTCGCCCTCGGCACCCATGTGATGTATTGGGCCAACGGCTTTCTCGCCCAACAAGACGTGGTGGCTGAATTTCATGAAGCCATTGCCCGCATTCCCGAGCTCGCACCCTACACCCTCACCCTTTCCACCCTGAGCGGCGACCAAGTGGTGTATCTGGCGTGCAAAAACAGCAATGCGCCGTTGGGCTTTACCTTCCGCATCGGCATGCAGGTGCCCGCCGTGTTTACCGCCACCGGCAAAATGATGCTCAGCGGTTTGAGCGATGAGGAAGTGAAACAAATCATCAGCCATTTTCCGCCGCCCTTTACCGACAACAGCGTGCAAAACCATCACGATTTTGCGCACGAGCTGGCTCAAATCCGCCGCCAAGGCTATGCCGTCGACAACGGCCAACTGCGGCTGGGCATGCATTGCTTCGGCGTGGCCGTGTACGACCACAACAATCAGGCGCGTTTCGGTGTGGCCGCCAGCCTGATTGAGCAAGAGGCCGACGAAGCCGCCCGCCGCCACCTGATCGGCAGCCTGCAACAACTGGCCGCCCGGCTGACACAGGCATTGGGCGGGCAAACCCGGTAA
- the pncB gene encoding nicotinate phosphoribosyltransferase: protein MSHTPIIHSLLDTDLYKFTMLQVVLHQFPQAHGVYEFRCRNNDQTVYPLADIKDELERELDALCEVKFREDELTYLRSMRFIKSDFVDYLELFQLKRRFIKVSTDEAGRLNIKVEGPIIQAMFFEIFVLAIVNELYFRRLETPEVLAEGQRRLDAKVALLEELDNRQDPREPPFLISDFGTRRRYTLAWQEHVIQTLHQAVPDIFRGTSNVYLAKKLGITPIGTMAHEFLQAFQALDVRLRDFQKAALEAWVHEYRGDLGIALTDVVGMDAFLRDFDLYFAKLFDGLRHDSGDPYEWGDKAWRHYKKLKIDSRTKMLTFSDSLNIEKSWGLHQYFKSRFKTSFGIGTNLTNDLGHTTLNIVLKLVECNGQSVAKLSDSPGKTMTDNDTFLAYLRQVFDIAEPASK from the coding sequence ATGTCGCATACCCCCATCATCCATTCTCTGCTCGACACCGATTTATACAAGTTCACTATGCTGCAAGTGGTGCTGCACCAATTTCCGCAAGCGCATGGGGTGTATGAATTCCGCTGCCGCAACAACGATCAAACCGTTTACCCGCTGGCCGACATCAAAGACGAGCTTGAGCGCGAGCTGGATGCTTTATGCGAAGTGAAATTTCGCGAAGACGAGCTTACCTATCTGCGCAGCATGCGTTTTATCAAAAGCGATTTTGTGGATTATCTGGAGCTTTTCCAGCTCAAGCGACGTTTTATTAAAGTATCTACCGATGAAGCAGGCCGTCTGAACATCAAGGTAGAAGGGCCGATTATTCAGGCGATGTTTTTTGAGATTTTTGTGTTGGCGATTGTGAATGAGCTGTATTTCCGCCGCCTCGAAACACCGGAAGTATTGGCCGAAGGCCAACGCCGCCTGGATGCCAAAGTGGCACTGCTCGAAGAGCTCGACAACCGCCAAGATCCGCGCGAGCCGCCCTTTCTGATTTCCGACTTCGGCACCCGCCGCCGCTACACACTGGCCTGGCAGGAGCATGTGATTCAAACTCTGCATCAGGCCGTGCCCGATATTTTTCGCGGCACCAGCAATGTTTATCTGGCCAAAAAGCTCGGCATCACCCCCATCGGTACCATGGCACACGAATTTCTGCAAGCCTTTCAGGCGCTGGATGTGCGCCTGCGTGATTTTCAAAAAGCCGCGCTCGAAGCCTGGGTGCACGAATACCGCGGCGACCTCGGCATCGCGCTCACCGATGTGGTGGGCATGGATGCCTTTTTGCGCGATTTCGACCTCTATTTCGCCAAGCTTTTCGACGGTTTGCGCCACGACAGCGGCGACCCCTACGAATGGGGCGACAAAGCCTGGCGCCACTATAAAAAGCTGAAAATCGACAGCCGCACCAAAATGCTCACTTTCAGCGACAGCCTCAATATCGAAAAATCATGGGGCTTGCACCAATATTTCAAAAGCCGCTTCAAAACCAGCTTCGGCATCGGCACCAACCTCACCAACGATTTGGGCCACACCACACTCAACATTGTTTTGAAACTGGTGGAATGCAACGGCCAATCGGTGGCCAAACTTTCCGACAGCCCCGGCAAAACCATGACCGACAACGACACTTTCCTCGCTTATCTGCGCCAGGTGTTTGACATTGCCGAGCCAGCAAGCAAATAA
- the cysE gene encoding serine O-acetyltransferase has product MTTENHICSPDFDLWQTIRREAEAAAAAEPMLASFLHLTVLRHHSLDRVLAFHLSSKLSSPIMDARALFEVYLQALSDDAGIIKAVKCDLLACFERDPACDEYSLPLLYFKGFHAIQAHRINHWLWNNGRKTLAYFLQNRSSEVFGVDIHPAARFGSGLMLDHATGFVVGETATLGDNISILHGVTLGGSGKESGDRHPKVGDGVMIGANASILGNIRIGEYSKVGAGSVVVSDVSAHTTVVGVPAKPAGKAADMPAAEMDQRI; this is encoded by the coding sequence ATGACCACTGAAAACCATATCTGCTCGCCTGATTTCGATTTGTGGCAAACCATCCGCCGCGAGGCTGAAGCTGCTGCTGCTGCCGAACCGATGTTGGCCAGCTTTTTACACCTTACGGTGTTGCGCCACCACTCGCTTGATCGTGTGCTGGCGTTTCATTTATCGAGCAAACTTTCCAGCCCGATTATGGATGCTCGTGCTTTATTTGAAGTGTATTTGCAGGCGCTGTCAGATGATGCCGGTATTATCAAAGCGGTTAAATGCGATTTGCTTGCCTGCTTCGAGCGCGACCCGGCTTGTGATGAATATTCGCTGCCGCTGTTGTATTTCAAAGGTTTCCATGCCATTCAGGCGCACCGTATCAATCATTGGCTGTGGAACAACGGCCGCAAAACGCTGGCTTATTTTCTGCAAAACCGCTCGTCTGAAGTATTTGGTGTCGATATCCATCCGGCTGCCCGCTTCGGCAGCGGCCTGATGTTGGATCACGCCACTGGTTTTGTGGTGGGTGAAACCGCCACGCTGGGCGACAATATTTCGATTCTGCACGGGGTAACGTTGGGCGGCTCGGGCAAGGAAAGCGGCGACCGCCATCCGAAAGTTGGCGATGGGGTGATGATTGGCGCCAATGCTTCGATTTTGGGCAATATCCGCATCGGCGAATACTCTAAAGTGGGTGCGGGCAGCGTGGTGGTGTCGGATGTGTCGGCGCACACCACGGTGGTGGGCGTGCCGGCCAAACCGGCAGGCAAGGCCGCCGATATGCCTGCGGCGGAGATGGATCAGCGTATTTAA
- a CDS encoding IS630 family transposase has product MEKEDTRKLSADALYEKRKQVIRLHKMGMGIIKITQAVGMCYEAVRQAITTYQEGGMTALKPKKRGRSPGEYRQLNAEQEAYIQKLIIEQRPEQLKMDFALWTRNAVKELILQELEIDMPVRTVGSYLQRWGFTPQKPIKKAYEQQPEAVKTWLDETYPSIARRAKAENAEIHWGDETALVNTDVRGRSYSPKGKTPVTYAVGGTRHKLSMISTVNNRGKAHWMIIDAAFDADKLIKFMQSLCQEVGRKVFLILDNLRVHHSKKVKAWLAEHCDEIEVFHLPSYSPELNPDERLNADLKQVISAMVPVRTKAKLRSAVVRIMESICSTPKRVMAYFGDSHVRYAGC; this is encoded by the coding sequence ATGGAAAAAGAAGACACCCGAAAACTATCAGCCGACGCCTTGTACGAGAAACGAAAACAAGTCATCCGGCTGCACAAGATGGGCATGGGAATTATCAAAATCACCCAAGCCGTAGGCATGTGTTATGAAGCCGTCCGTCAGGCCATTACCACTTACCAAGAGGGCGGAATGACAGCGCTTAAACCTAAAAAACGAGGGCGCAGCCCGGGCGAATATCGGCAATTGAATGCCGAACAAGAAGCCTATATCCAAAAGCTGATTATCGAGCAACGCCCGGAACAGTTGAAAATGGACTTCGCCTTATGGACGCGCAATGCAGTGAAAGAACTGATTTTACAAGAATTAGAAATCGACATGCCGGTGCGCACGGTAGGCTCTTATCTCCAACGCTGGGGCTTCACCCCGCAAAAGCCGATTAAAAAAGCATACGAACAGCAACCTGAAGCCGTAAAAACCTGGTTGGATGAAACCTATCCGAGCATAGCCCGGCGGGCAAAAGCAGAAAATGCCGAAATTCATTGGGGTGATGAAACCGCCTTGGTTAATACCGATGTCAGAGGCAGAAGCTATTCGCCCAAGGGGAAAACGCCGGTGACTTATGCCGTTGGCGGCACCCGGCACAAACTGTCAATGATTTCCACCGTCAACAACCGAGGAAAGGCGCACTGGATGATTATTGATGCAGCGTTTGATGCAGACAAGCTGATTAAATTTATGCAGTCTCTGTGCCAAGAAGTCGGGCGCAAAGTTTTTTTGATACTGGATAACTTAAGGGTGCATCACAGTAAAAAAGTGAAAGCCTGGCTGGCAGAGCATTGTGATGAAATCGAGGTGTTCCATTTACCCAGTTATAGCCCCGAGCTGAATCCGGATGAGCGCTTGAATGCAGACTTGAAGCAAGTTATCAGTGCGATGGTTCCGGTGCGGACGAAAGCAAAGCTGCGTAGTGCGGTTGTTCGGATTATGGAGTCTATTTGCAGTACACCGAAACGGGTGATGGCCTACTTCGGCGACTCGCATGTACGATATGCCGGATGTTAA
- a CDS encoding IS3 family transposase, with product MIEALKTEHPLKYLCESAELSKSSFYFSRKSNQKPDKDQADMEAVYAVYQQHKGCYGQRRIAAALSWNTKKAARLMKKMNLKAIVRAKRKYHPPAMGETSENLLKRNFNAKTPDEKWLTDVTEFKCDGQKLYLSPILDLYNREIRSYQLSRRPNSEMVTTMLSQAVAQLGARKPMLHSDQGVLYRCHAYREQLAEAGITQSMSRKGNCWDNAPMESFFAILKTECFYNRTFASIEELEAEIHDYIRYYNHERLSLNLKKLSPVAYRTQFATAA from the coding sequence ATCATCGAAGCATTAAAAACAGAACACCCGCTAAAATATCTTTGCGAATCTGCCGAACTGTCAAAAAGCAGCTTCTACTTCAGCAGAAAAAGCAACCAAAAGCCCGACAAAGATCAGGCAGATATGGAAGCAGTATACGCCGTTTACCAGCAGCACAAAGGCTGTTACGGACAAAGGCGCATTGCCGCCGCACTGTCATGGAACACCAAGAAAGCAGCGCGGCTGATGAAAAAAATGAATTTGAAAGCCATCGTCAGAGCCAAGCGAAAATACCACCCGCCGGCGATGGGCGAAACATCCGAGAATCTGTTGAAGCGCAACTTTAACGCCAAGACACCCGACGAGAAATGGCTGACCGATGTCACCGAATTCAAATGCGACGGTCAAAAGCTGTATCTGTCGCCGATACTCGATTTGTATAACCGCGAAATCCGCAGCTATCAGCTGTCGCGCCGCCCGAACAGCGAAATGGTAACGACCATGCTGTCACAGGCAGTAGCGCAGCTGGGCGCACGCAAACCGATGCTGCACTCCGACCAGGGCGTATTGTATCGCTGCCATGCGTATCGTGAGCAATTGGCAGAGGCAGGCATCACCCAAAGCATGTCGCGCAAAGGCAATTGCTGGGATAATGCGCCGATGGAGAGTTTTTTCGCAATATTGAAGACGGAATGTTTCTACAACCGGACTTTTGCTTCGATAGAGGAATTGGAGGCGGAAATACATGACTATATCCGCTACTACAATCATGAGCGATTGAGTTTGAATTTGAAAAAACTGAGCCCTGTGGCATACAGAACTCAGTTTGCAACCGCCGCTTGA
- a CDS encoding NAD-dependent succinate-semialdehyde dehydrogenase, protein MKTIEQLLNHADVSFAPLSDGIEVKNPATGDTVAYVKTTSGEALNTLIERAAAAQKQWAAKTALERADALWRWYQALKDNKENLARIMTMEQGKSLTESRGEIDYAASFIRWFAEEARRIDGDILTSVKPTQKMMVIKQPIGVAAAITPWNFPAAMITRKAAPALAVGCAMLVKPASLTPLSAYAQAVLAYEAGIPEDLLVIVNGSAAAISAVFAENETVRKISFTGSTEVGAKIFAASAPQIKKLSLELGGNAPFIVFDDADLDKAVEGALASKFRNSGQTCVCSNRVYVQAGVYDEFCRRISEKVAAFKLGNGLEEGVNQGPLIEEKAVEKVEQHIADALEKGALCIAGGKRSSLGGTFFEPTVLRDVTAEMLVARDETFGPLCPMFKFDSEEEVVAAANNTEFGLASYFYTRDTARQWRVAEALEYGMVGINTGLISNEVAPFGGVKLSGLGREGSKYGVDEYLELKYLCLELG, encoded by the coding sequence ATGAAAACCATCGAACAATTATTAAACCATGCCGATGTATCGTTTGCCCCGCTTTCAGACGGCATCGAAGTGAAAAACCCCGCCACCGGCGACACCGTTGCTTATGTAAAAACCACTTCGGGCGAAGCCTTAAACACGCTGATTGAGCGTGCGGCGGCGGCGCAAAAACAATGGGCGGCAAAAACCGCGCTGGAGCGCGCCGATGCTTTGTGGCGCTGGTATCAAGCGCTCAAAGACAACAAAGAAAACCTCGCCCGCATCATGACCATGGAGCAGGGCAAAAGCTTAACCGAATCACGCGGCGAAATCGATTATGCCGCCAGCTTTATCCGCTGGTTTGCCGAAGAAGCACGCCGCATCGACGGCGACATTCTCACCAGCGTGAAACCGACGCAGAAAATGATGGTGATCAAGCAGCCCATCGGTGTAGCCGCTGCGATTACGCCGTGGAACTTCCCCGCCGCCATGATTACCCGCAAAGCCGCGCCGGCCTTGGCAGTGGGCTGCGCGATGCTGGTCAAGCCGGCCAGCCTCACGCCTCTGAGCGCTTATGCGCAGGCCGTGTTGGCTTATGAAGCGGGCATTCCCGAAGATTTGCTGGTGATTGTGAACGGCAGCGCGGCGGCCATCAGCGCGGTGTTTGCCGAAAATGAAACTGTGCGCAAAATCAGCTTCACCGGCTCAACCGAAGTGGGCGCGAAAATCTTTGCCGCCAGCGCCCCGCAAATCAAAAAGCTCAGCCTTGAATTGGGCGGCAATGCGCCCTTTATCGTGTTTGACGATGCTGATTTAGATAAAGCGGTGGAAGGCGCGTTGGCCAGCAAGTTCCGCAACAGTGGCCAAACCTGCGTGTGTAGCAACCGTGTGTATGTGCAGGCGGGTGTGTATGACGAGTTTTGCCGCCGCATCAGCGAAAAAGTGGCCGCATTCAAGCTCGGCAACGGCTTGGAAGAGGGCGTAAACCAAGGGCCGCTGATTGAAGAAAAAGCGGTAGAAAAAGTGGAGCAGCACATTGCCGATGCGCTGGAAAAAGGTGCGCTGTGCATAGCCGGCGGCAAACGCTCAAGTTTGGGCGGCACCTTTTTCGAGCCGACGGTATTGCGTGATGTAACCGCTGAGATGCTGGTGGCGCGTGATGAAACCTTCGGCCCGTTATGCCCGATGTTCAAGTTCGACAGCGAAGAAGAGGTGGTGGCCGCGGCCAACAACACCGAATTCGGCCTTGCGAGCTATTTTTATACCCGCGATACCGCCCGCCAATGGCGCGTGGCCGAAGCGTTGGAATACGGTATGGTGGGCATCAATACCGGCCTGATCAGTAACGAAGTCGCCCCGTTTGGCGGTGTGAAGCTAAGCGGCTTGGGGCGCGAAGGCAGCAAATACGGCGTGGATGAATATCTGGAGCTGAAATATTTGTGCCTGGAGTTGGGCTGA
- the gabT gene encoding 4-aminobutyrate--2-oxoglutarate transaminase encodes MNDLIARMRDAMPNGAGVMCDWFAQSADNAVIKATDGREFIDFAGGIGVLNTGHRHPKVMAAVAAQLEKFTHTAFQVVPYQSYIELAERINTLVPIAGKVKSQFFSSGAEAVENAVKIARSHTKRNGVIAFGGAFHGRTMMTLALTGKVLPYQADFGAMPAGVFHALYPAATQNISVADAIKSIKRIFKSDIAPHDVAAMILEPVQGEGGFNVAPPEFMRAIREICDEYGIVMIADEVQAGFGRTGKLFAMQHYDVQPDIMTMAKSMAGGFVLSGVSGKADIMDAPRKGGLGGTYAGNPLGVAAALAVLDVIEEEKLLQRSQDLGGRLTAFLKGLNAPEITEVRGLGSMIAVEFGDDENPNAAFAAKVQQIAMQNNLLLLTCGAHGNVIRFLYPLTIEDDTFAQGLAVLEQAFAQAR; translated from the coding sequence ATGAACGATTTGATTGCAAGAATGCGTGATGCAATGCCCAACGGCGCCGGTGTGATGTGCGACTGGTTTGCCCAAAGCGCCGACAATGCCGTGATTAAAGCAACAGATGGCCGTGAGTTTATTGATTTTGCCGGCGGTATCGGCGTGTTGAATACCGGCCACCGTCATCCGAAAGTGATGGCGGCGGTGGCGGCACAGCTGGAAAAATTCACCCACACCGCGTTTCAGGTGGTGCCGTATCAGAGCTATATCGAGCTGGCCGAGCGCATCAACACGCTGGTGCCGATTGCCGGCAAGGTGAAAAGCCAGTTTTTCTCCAGCGGCGCCGAAGCGGTGGAAAATGCGGTGAAAATCGCCCGTTCGCACACCAAGCGCAACGGCGTGATTGCGTTTGGCGGCGCTTTTCACGGCCGCACCATGATGACGCTGGCGCTGACCGGCAAGGTGCTGCCTTATCAGGCCGACTTCGGCGCCATGCCGGCGGGTGTGTTTCATGCGCTGTATCCGGCGGCCACGCAAAACATCAGCGTGGCTGATGCAATCAAAAGCATCAAGCGCATTTTCAAAAGCGATATTGCCCCGCATGATGTGGCGGCAATGATTTTGGAGCCGGTGCAGGGCGAGGGTGGTTTTAACGTGGCGCCGCCCGAATTCATGCGTGCGATACGCGAGATTTGCGACGAATACGGCATTGTGATGATTGCCGACGAGGTGCAGGCGGGTTTTGGCCGCACCGGCAAGCTGTTTGCCATGCAACACTACGACGTGCAGCCCGACATCATGACCATGGCCAAAAGCATGGCCGGCGGCTTTGTGTTGAGCGGCGTGTCGGGCAAGGCCGATATTATGGATGCGCCGCGCAAAGGCGGCCTCGGCGGCACTTATGCGGGCAATCCCTTGGGTGTGGCGGCGGCGCTGGCGGTGCTGGATGTAATTGAAGAAGAAAAGCTGTTGCAGCGTTCGCAAGATTTGGGCGGCCGGCTCACCGCTTTTCTCAAGGGCTTGAATGCGCCGGAAATCACTGAAGTGCGCGGTTTGGGCTCGATGATTGCGGTGGAATTCGGCGATGATGAAAACCCGAATGCCGCCTTTGCCGCCAAAGTGCAGCAGATCGCCATGCAAAACAACCTGCTGCTGCTCACGTGCGGGGCACACGGCAATGTTATCCGCTTTCTCTATCCGCTCACGATTGAAGACGACACGTTTGCGCAAGGTTTGGCGGTGTTGGAACAGGCATTTGCCCAAGCGCGCTAG
- a CDS encoding beta-ketoacyl-ACP synthase III, whose translation MSLPRAVLSGTGLFTPPHAISNEELVATFNQYVAAFNAQHAAEISDGRIEALAESSSEFIEKASGIKSRFVLDKAGILNPDIMRPQFARRSNDELSLQAEIGVAAARQALENAAVAAADIDMVLVANSNMQRAYPAMAVEIQTALGCGGFAFDMNVACSSATFALQTAADAVKSGSATRVLIVNAEICSAHMNFRDRDSHFIFGDAATAMVVEREDLAAAGKGFEIAGTKLWTQFSNNIRNNFGFLNRCETDADPLAADKLFVQQGRKVFKEVCPAVGEHIVAHLAAHQIEPQQVARFWLHQANRTMNELISRRVLGRDAAPEEAPMILDRYANTSSAGSVIALHLHQDNLAAGSIGVLSSFGAGYSIGSVVLVKR comes from the coding sequence ATGTCTTTACCCCGCGCCGTATTGAGCGGCACCGGCCTGTTTACCCCGCCGCACGCCATCAGCAATGAAGAGCTGGTGGCCACTTTCAATCAATATGTTGCTGCTTTCAATGCGCAGCATGCCGCCGAAATTTCAGACGGCCGCATCGAAGCGCTGGCCGAATCGAGCAGCGAGTTTATCGAAAAAGCCTCCGGCATCAAAAGCCGTTTCGTGCTCGACAAAGCCGGCATTCTGAACCCCGACATTATGCGCCCGCAATTTGCACGCCGCAGCAACGATGAATTGTCGTTACAGGCCGAAATCGGCGTGGCGGCGGCGCGGCAGGCGTTGGAAAACGCCGCTGTGGCTGCCGCCGATATCGATATGGTGCTGGTGGCCAATTCCAATATGCAGCGCGCCTATCCGGCGATGGCGGTGGAAATTCAGACGGCCTTAGGCTGCGGCGGCTTCGCATTCGATATGAATGTGGCCTGCTCGTCGGCCACGTTTGCGCTGCAAACCGCCGCTGATGCGGTGAAAAGCGGTTCGGCCACACGCGTCTTGATTGTGAACGCCGAAATCTGCTCGGCGCACATGAATTTCCGCGACCGCGACAGCCACTTTATTTTCGGTGATGCGGCAACGGCGATGGTGGTGGAGCGCGAAGACCTGGCTGCTGCGGGCAAGGGTTTTGAGATTGCGGGCACAAAATTGTGGACTCAGTTTTCCAACAATATCCGCAATAATTTCGGCTTTCTCAACCGTTGCGAAACCGATGCCGACCCGTTGGCCGCCGACAAATTGTTTGTGCAGCAGGGGCGCAAAGTGTTTAAAGAAGTGTGCCCGGCGGTGGGCGAACACATTGTGGCGCATCTGGCCGCGCATCAAATCGAGCCGCAGCAAGTGGCGCGTTTCTGGCTGCATCAGGCCAACCGCACCATGAACGAGCTCATCAGCCGCCGCGTGCTCGGCCGCGATGCTGCGCCGGAAGAAGCGCCGATGATTCTTGACCGCTATGCCAATACCAGCTCGGCAGGTTCGGTGATTGCCCTGCACCTGCATCAGGATAATCTGGCCGCCGGCAGCATCGGCGTGCTGTCGAGCTTCGGGGCGGGGTATTCTATTGGTTCGGTGGTATTGGTGAAGCGCTAG